A genomic window from Micromonospora ferruginea includes:
- a CDS encoding flagellar biosynthesis protein FlgA: MAGAESTLRPVRWRGLPRRRTLVRVTLVAVLLGLAAAVLHTPAGCPPGSPSATGTTTTPSARPGGTAELPAGAVGVPIRLAEPAALAVLRPGARVDLLVVPAGGSSDPSLLAPRALVLDVVGAGGAVDGSSALYLALPPEQARRAVGLPEGSRFAVVVRG, encoded by the coding sequence GTGGCGGGTGCGGAGTCGACGTTGCGACCGGTGCGCTGGCGCGGGCTGCCCCGACGCCGGACGCTGGTACGGGTGACGCTGGTCGCGGTGCTCCTGGGGCTGGCCGCGGCGGTGCTGCACACCCCCGCCGGCTGCCCGCCCGGATCGCCCTCGGCCACCGGCACGACGACGACGCCCTCGGCCCGGCCCGGTGGGACGGCGGAACTGCCCGCCGGGGCGGTCGGTGTGCCGATCCGGCTGGCCGAGCCGGCCGCTCTCGCCGTGCTGCGCCCGGGTGCCCGGGTCGATCTGCTGGTGGTGCCGGCCGGCGGGTCGTCGGACCCGAGCCTGCTCGCCCCGCGCGCGCTCGTGCTCGACGTGGTGGGCGCCGGCGGGGCGGTCGACGGGTCCTCGGCGCTCTACCTGGCGCTGCCGCCGGAGCAGGCACGGCGTGCGGTCGGCCTGCCCGAGGGCAGCCGCTTCGCCGTGGTGGTGCGTGGCTGA
- a CDS encoding G5 domain-containing protein has translation MTHPSPQNPSTVPFGALPAHPPSRWRRLSLGAKVAIVSAGVLVLCCSGGVAIGMSTDSPAGPGNKDAAPATSATTGVEAAAPAPAVADLATSTPAASPTEASPSASPSPEVQTRTVTSTTKIPYPTRTVKDSTLPSGTKKVRTRGVTGVRTLTYQVTVTDGVQTAKKLIRSVVTRQPVTQVVAVGTKQARRCDPNYSGACVPIASDVDCSGGSGNGPAYVDGPVRVIGSDIYDLDRDGDGVGCDD, from the coding sequence GTGACGCATCCATCACCGCAGAACCCGTCGACCGTTCCGTTCGGCGCGCTGCCGGCGCACCCGCCGTCGAGGTGGCGCCGACTCTCCCTCGGCGCGAAGGTCGCGATCGTGTCCGCAGGCGTGCTGGTGCTCTGTTGCTCCGGCGGAGTGGCGATCGGCATGAGCACCGACTCCCCCGCCGGGCCGGGCAACAAGGACGCCGCGCCGGCCACGTCCGCCACGACCGGCGTCGAGGCCGCGGCGCCCGCGCCGGCGGTCGCGGATCTGGCGACCTCGACCCCGGCCGCGTCGCCGACCGAGGCGAGCCCGAGCGCGTCCCCGTCGCCCGAGGTCCAGACCAGGACCGTCACCTCGACCACGAAGATCCCCTACCCCACCAGGACGGTCAAGGACTCCACCCTGCCGAGCGGGACCAAGAAGGTACGCACACGCGGGGTCACCGGTGTCCGCACCCTCACCTATCAGGTGACGGTCACCGACGGCGTGCAGACCGCGAAGAAGCTGATCCGCTCGGTCGTCACGCGGCAGCCGGTCACCCAGGTCGTCGCCGTCGGCACCAAGCAGGCACGCAGGTGCGACCCGAACTACAGCGGGGCCTGCGTGCCGATCGCGAGTGACGTCGACTGCTCGGGCGGCAGCGGCAACGGTCCGGCGTACGTGGACGGTCCGGTCCGCGTCATCGGTAGCGACATCTACGATCTGGACCGCGACGGCGACGGGGTGGGCTGCGACGACTGA
- a CDS encoding VOC family protein codes for MADETTIPLLPCRLLDDVAPFYQALGFEVTYRQARPNPYLALRREDLNLHFFGMPEFDPANSYGSCLVVVDDLAGIHRAFAAGLRAAYGKVLVSGVPRMTRPRTRSNQDGHTGFSIVDPGGNWIRFVARTPTPDADEAPAGLARALRNAVVQADSRGNPRQAAKILDGALAKPDAADDPAVEVEALVYRAEVALLLDEPDTARDLLRRAGAVPLDEERRTRLADTFRHAADLTAALPPG; via the coding sequence ATGGCCGACGAGACCACCATCCCGCTGCTGCCGTGCCGCCTCCTCGACGACGTGGCGCCCTTCTACCAGGCCCTCGGCTTCGAGGTGACATACCGGCAGGCCCGCCCCAACCCCTATCTGGCCCTGCGCCGGGAGGACCTCAACCTGCACTTCTTCGGCATGCCCGAGTTCGACCCGGCCAACTCGTACGGCAGTTGCCTCGTCGTGGTGGACGACCTGGCCGGCATCCACCGCGCCTTCGCGGCGGGCCTGCGCGCCGCGTACGGGAAGGTGCTCGTCTCCGGGGTGCCCCGGATGACCCGGCCCCGGACGCGCAGCAACCAGGACGGACACACCGGTTTCAGCATCGTCGACCCCGGCGGAAACTGGATCCGGTTCGTGGCCCGGACCCCGACGCCGGACGCCGACGAGGCCCCGGCCGGGCTGGCCCGGGCGCTGCGCAACGCGGTGGTGCAGGCCGACTCCCGGGGCAACCCCCGACAGGCCGCGAAGATCCTCGACGGCGCGCTGGCCAAACCGGACGCCGCCGACGACCCCGCCGTCGAGGTGGAGGCGCTCGTCTACCGGGCGGAGGTGGCACTGCTGCTCGACGAGCCGGACACGGCGCGGGACCTGCTGCGCCGGGCCGGGGCGGTGCCGCTGGACGAGGAGCGACGGACGCGGCTGGCCGACACGTTCCGGCACGCCGCCGACCTGACCGCCGCGCTGCCGCCCGGCTGA
- a CDS encoding proteasome protein: MTVVLAVVCNDGVVIGADSQITESDRGLSFPAQKLHPLGDCAAWGGSGARGVLNDLRPLLQDSATAILEAPDIGDELQERVLPVFKKHYANYIPDVPGEGSGGGVSAYLLAAGFSQGGPWIVEINPNGLIGRYEDVGFHAIGSGAPMAQQAGALLSHFRMTTRPVEFGVVGVVRVLEALERTSPSVGGPFSVACIREEGAHHLDEKEIAKAQKDAERWRDLEQEALDKLFD; this comes from the coding sequence ATGACCGTGGTACTCGCCGTTGTCTGCAACGACGGGGTGGTGATCGGCGCGGACTCCCAGATCACCGAGAGCGACCGCGGTCTGAGCTTCCCCGCCCAGAAGCTGCACCCGCTGGGCGACTGCGCCGCCTGGGGCGGCAGCGGCGCGCGAGGAGTGCTCAACGACCTGCGCCCCCTCCTTCAGGACTCGGCCACCGCCATCCTGGAGGCACCCGACATCGGCGACGAGTTGCAGGAGCGCGTCCTGCCCGTCTTCAAGAAGCACTACGCGAACTACATCCCGGACGTGCCCGGCGAGGGCAGCGGCGGCGGAGTCTCGGCGTATCTGCTCGCGGCCGGCTTCAGCCAGGGTGGCCCGTGGATCGTGGAGATCAACCCAAACGGGCTCATCGGCCGCTACGAGGACGTGGGCTTCCACGCCATCGGCTCCGGCGCACCCATGGCCCAGCAGGCCGGCGCGCTGCTGTCCCACTTCCGGATGACGACGCGACCCGTCGAGTTCGGCGTGGTGGGCGTGGTGCGCGTGCTGGAGGCGCTGGAGCGGACCTCGCCGTCGGTCGGTGGGCCGTTCAGCGTCGCGTGCATCCGCGAGGAGGGTGCCCACCACCTCGACGAGAAGGAGATCGCCAAGGCGCAGAAGGACGCCGAGCGCTGGCGCGACCTCGAACAGGAAGCGCTCGACAAGCTGTTCGACTGA
- a CDS encoding DUF1579 family protein encodes MVLADVAGSWVGTNGFRLMPTDPLVESPATLTVATAAGGHLTTVAYSWAHPDDGPQDGLVLIAAGESPGSLVAWWGDSWHQQPSTMALTGTADGTAPVTLTGEYGGGWAWRIVFETVEPGRLRMRMDNVVPDGQTEPAGPYPVMVTDLRPA; translated from the coding sequence ATGGTTCTCGCGGACGTGGCCGGCTCCTGGGTCGGCACCAACGGCTTCCGGCTGATGCCCACCGACCCGCTCGTCGAGTCACCCGCCACGCTGACCGTGGCGACCGCCGCCGGTGGTCACCTGACCACGGTGGCCTACTCGTGGGCGCATCCGGACGACGGTCCGCAGGACGGCTTGGTGCTGATCGCCGCCGGCGAGTCGCCGGGTTCGCTGGTCGCCTGGTGGGGCGACTCCTGGCACCAGCAGCCGTCGACCATGGCGCTGACCGGCACGGCGGACGGCACAGCTCCGGTCACGCTGACCGGCGAGTACGGCGGCGGTTGGGCCTGGCGGATCGTGTTCGAGACCGTCGAGCCGGGCCGCCTGCGGATGCGGATGGACAACGTCGTCCCGGACGGCCAGACCGAGCCCGCCGGCCCGTACCCCGTCATGGTCACCGACCTGCGCCCCGCCTGA
- a CDS encoding GNAT family N-acetyltransferase, translating to MFRRAPGWPAVLVDGPVVLRPYRRSDAVTWSTIRRANREWLAPWESHVPGGWDQTNSPAAFRLVHADQRRSARTGDGMPFAVCLREDGQERLVGHLNVGSIVRRAFCSGYVGYWVDSRVAGRGVIPTAVALAVDHAFGPGGLHRIEVNIRPENVPSRRVVEKLGFREEAYHVRYMHIDGAWRDHIGYAMTGEEVAAEGGLLARWHRVRDNRR from the coding sequence ATGTTCCGGCGGGCGCCGGGGTGGCCGGCGGTGCTGGTGGACGGTCCGGTGGTGCTGCGGCCCTACCGGCGTTCCGACGCGGTGACCTGGTCGACGATCCGGCGGGCGAACCGGGAGTGGCTGGCCCCGTGGGAGTCCCATGTGCCGGGTGGTTGGGACCAGACGAACTCGCCGGCCGCGTTCCGCCTGGTCCACGCCGACCAGCGCCGGTCGGCGCGCACCGGCGACGGCATGCCGTTCGCGGTCTGCCTGCGCGAGGACGGGCAGGAGCGACTGGTCGGGCACCTCAACGTGGGCAGCATCGTCCGGCGGGCGTTCTGCTCCGGGTACGTGGGCTACTGGGTGGACTCCCGGGTGGCCGGGCGGGGGGTGATCCCCACCGCGGTGGCGCTCGCCGTGGACCACGCGTTCGGCCCCGGTGGCCTGCACCGGATCGAGGTGAACATCCGACCGGAGAACGTCCCGTCCCGGCGGGTGGTGGAGAAGCTGGGCTTCCGCGAGGAGGCCTACCACGTGCGGTACATGCACATCGACGGCGCCTGGCGGGACCACATCGGATACGCGATGACCGGCGAGGAAGTGGCCGCCGAGGGCGGGCTGCTGGCCCGTTGGCACCGCGTACGTGACAACCGGCGCTGA
- a CDS encoding 4'-phosphopantetheinyl transferase family protein, producing MHDLLPSTVAVAVAGPADFSGDLLPAERVALGDRAVPSRRRDFTAGRVCARRALATLGLPVAPVPAGADRAPVWPAGVVGAITHTDGYCAAAVARAADLRAVGIDAERHRPLSEGVRRKVCGPDEEADLARLPVGPPWPTVVFSAKETVYKVWYPLVGTWLGFPDARVTLDPDAGTFHARIAPARLAAAPVPDPPSTLTGRFAVDDGLVRTAAVLPHR from the coding sequence GTGCATGACCTCCTGCCGTCCACCGTGGCGGTTGCGGTGGCCGGCCCGGCCGACTTCTCCGGCGACCTGTTGCCGGCCGAGCGCGTCGCGCTGGGCGACCGCGCGGTGCCCAGCCGCCGGCGCGACTTCACCGCCGGCCGGGTGTGTGCCCGGCGTGCGCTCGCCACGCTCGGCCTGCCGGTCGCGCCGGTGCCCGCCGGCGCGGACCGCGCCCCGGTCTGGCCGGCCGGGGTGGTCGGGGCGATCACCCACACCGACGGCTACTGCGCGGCCGCCGTCGCCCGCGCCGCCGACCTGCGCGCGGTCGGCATCGACGCCGAGCGGCACCGGCCGCTCTCCGAGGGGGTACGCCGGAAGGTGTGCGGCCCCGACGAGGAGGCGGACCTGGCCCGGCTGCCGGTCGGCCCGCCCTGGCCGACCGTGGTGTTCAGCGCCAAGGAGACCGTCTACAAGGTCTGGTACCCGCTGGTCGGCACCTGGCTGGGCTTCCCCGACGCCCGGGTCACGCTCGACCCCGACGCGGGGACGTTCCACGCGCGGATCGCGCCGGCCCGGCTCGCCGCCGCTCCGGTGCCCGATCCGCCGTCGACCCTGACCGGACGGTTCGCGGTGGACGACGGACTGGTGCGGACCGCCGCCGTCCTGCCGCACCGGTGA
- a CDS encoding UTP--glucose-1-phosphate uridylyltransferase, with protein MSEHSANPSATAATGRSRAVKAVIPAAGLATRFLPATKAVPKELLPVVDRPVLQYIVEEATQAGITDVLLITGRGKTSMVDHFDRRPDLEERLAKKPELLAAVKRTEELAAIYTCRQPEQLGLGHAVGFAESHVGDAPFAVLLGDEFVKPSEPLLPAMLELQARTGGVVLAFFEVDPAETSRYGIASVEPAESEYSDIAEVVRVTGMVEKPSPEEAPSNLAVLGRYVLPGRIFDAIRRTEPGSGGEIQLTDAMELLRTEGVPVHAIVYRGTRYDTGMPLGYLQTVVQIAAEREDLGAEFRKWLAEFVNKGDETVTDAVLNGLRNASGGANT; from the coding sequence ATGTCGGAGCACTCAGCGAACCCCTCAGCGACCGCCGCGACCGGTCGCTCCCGCGCGGTCAAGGCCGTCATCCCGGCCGCCGGCCTGGCCACCCGGTTCCTGCCGGCCACCAAGGCGGTCCCCAAGGAACTGCTGCCGGTCGTCGACCGGCCGGTCCTGCAGTACATCGTCGAGGAGGCCACCCAGGCCGGCATCACCGACGTGCTGCTGATCACCGGGCGGGGCAAGACCTCCATGGTCGACCACTTCGACCGCCGGCCCGACCTGGAGGAACGGCTCGCCAAGAAGCCCGAGCTGCTGGCCGCGGTCAAGCGCACCGAGGAACTGGCCGCCATCTACACCTGCCGCCAGCCGGAGCAGCTCGGCCTGGGTCACGCGGTCGGCTTCGCCGAGTCGCACGTCGGCGACGCGCCCTTCGCGGTGCTGCTCGGCGACGAGTTCGTCAAGCCCTCCGAGCCGCTGCTGCCGGCCATGCTGGAGCTGCAGGCCCGCACCGGCGGGGTGGTGCTCGCGTTCTTCGAGGTCGACCCGGCCGAGACCAGCCGCTACGGCATCGCCTCGGTCGAGCCGGCCGAGTCGGAATACTCGGACATCGCCGAGGTCGTCCGGGTCACCGGCATGGTCGAGAAGCCCAGCCCGGAGGAGGCGCCGAGCAACCTGGCCGTCCTCGGCCGGTACGTGCTCCCGGGGCGGATCTTCGACGCGATCCGGCGCACCGAGCCGGGCAGCGGCGGCGAGATCCAGCTCACCGACGCGATGGAGCTGCTGCGCACCGAGGGCGTGCCGGTGCACGCCATCGTCTACCGGGGCACCCGCTACGACACCGGCATGCCGCTCGGCTACCTGCAGACCGTGGTCCAGATCGCCGCCGAGCGCGAGGATCTCGGCGCCGAGTTCCGCAAGTGGCTGGCCGAGTTCGTCAACAAGGGCGACGAGACGGTCACCGACGCGGTCCTGAACGGCCTGCGCAACGCGTCCGGCGGTGCCAATACATGA
- a CDS encoding 5-formyltetrahydrofolate cyclo-ligase, whose amino-acid sequence MPDFSDEVHEAKRELRVALLAARRSLPATRRAEAAASVQAELTSLVRRLRPARMTAYVPVASEPGGPDLPEVLRAALPPDAELLLPVLADDLDLDWAAYTGRESLRAAGRGLREPTGPPYGRAAVAGADLVVVPALAVDRHGVRLGRGGGSYDRALARVPATVPTVALLHDGELVGAVPADPHDRPVHCVITPADGLVAVPGVGPSASAGRIRV is encoded by the coding sequence GTGCCGGATTTTTCGGATGAGGTGCACGAGGCGAAACGGGAGCTGCGCGTCGCGCTGCTCGCCGCCCGCCGGTCGCTGCCCGCGACCCGCCGCGCCGAGGCCGCCGCGTCCGTGCAGGCCGAGCTGACATCCCTGGTACGCCGGCTGCGGCCGGCCCGGATGACCGCGTACGTGCCGGTCGCCTCCGAGCCCGGCGGACCCGACCTGCCCGAGGTGCTGCGCGCCGCGCTGCCGCCCGACGCGGAGCTGCTGCTGCCGGTGCTCGCCGACGACCTCGACCTGGACTGGGCCGCCTACACCGGTCGGGAGTCGCTGCGGGCCGCCGGCCGGGGACTGCGCGAGCCGACCGGGCCGCCGTACGGCCGGGCCGCCGTGGCCGGGGCGGACCTGGTGGTGGTGCCGGCGCTGGCGGTGGACCGCCACGGCGTGCGGCTGGGCCGGGGCGGCGGCTCGTACGACCGGGCGCTGGCCCGGGTGCCCGCGACCGTGCCGACGGTGGCGCTGCTGCACGACGGCGAGCTGGTCGGCGCGGTCCCCGCCGACCCGCACGACCGGCCGGTGCACTGCGTGATCACGCCGGCGGACGGGCTGGTCGCGGTGCCGGGTGTGGGACCGAGCGCTTCCGCTGGACGAATCCGGGTGTGA
- the glp gene encoding gephyrin-like molybdotransferase Glp — MTATADAEAAANELTPLADYLGSVLRRLRALPPLDLDLTQAYGNVLAEDVVAPHSFPAFDQAAVDGYAARWEDISGGSRGPGYVPAPSGMPGGRSIRLNVVGDLGAASWRPVRLTPGACFSVAAGAPLPIGADVVVPVEWTDQGMAAVEIFRAPKRGYGLRRAGEELVAGTLLARAGAYVSPALVAVFAATGIGHVVVRPSPRVVIVATGDELVDVGRGSQPGQVVDTNSHALTAAAAEAGALAYRVGICDDDPEALRGLLEDQTLRADLIITTGGTGTGPGDMVRRILSRRDGGRAGPVTFTEVALYPGTALGFGTVGAEEVPVVCLPGEPGAALIGFEVLARPAIQLLAGAEPVFRPSVRAHLLETVSSPVGLREFRPAHVAERRGGGYTVQPMAGGPFTLSGLAEANGLLVLGERVTTAAAGSTVDVLLLDRRR, encoded by the coding sequence ATGACCGCGACGGCCGACGCCGAGGCGGCCGCGAACGAGTTGACGCCGCTCGCCGACTACCTGGGCAGCGTGCTGCGCAGGTTACGAGCGCTGCCTCCGCTCGACCTCGACCTGACCCAGGCGTACGGCAACGTGCTCGCCGAGGACGTGGTCGCCCCGCACTCGTTCCCCGCCTTCGACCAGGCGGCGGTGGACGGGTACGCCGCGCGCTGGGAGGACATCTCCGGAGGGAGCCGGGGGCCGGGCTACGTCCCGGCCCCCTCCGGTATGCCCGGCGGGCGCAGCATCCGGCTCAACGTGGTCGGTGACCTCGGCGCGGCGAGCTGGCGACCGGTGCGGCTCACCCCGGGCGCCTGCTTCTCGGTGGCGGCCGGCGCGCCGCTGCCGATCGGCGCGGACGTGGTGGTCCCGGTGGAGTGGACCGACCAGGGCATGGCCGCGGTGGAGATCTTCCGCGCCCCCAAGCGGGGGTACGGCCTGCGCCGCGCCGGGGAGGAACTGGTCGCCGGCACGCTGCTCGCCCGCGCCGGCGCGTACGTCTCGCCGGCCCTGGTGGCGGTGTTCGCGGCCACCGGCATCGGGCACGTGGTGGTGCGACCCAGCCCGCGGGTGGTCATCGTGGCCACCGGCGACGAACTGGTCGACGTGGGCCGGGGCAGCCAGCCCGGGCAGGTGGTGGACACCAACTCGCACGCGTTGACCGCGGCGGCGGCCGAGGCGGGCGCGCTCGCGTACCGGGTGGGGATCTGCGACGACGACCCGGAGGCGCTGCGTGGCCTGCTGGAGGACCAGACGCTGCGGGCCGACCTGATCATCACGACCGGCGGCACCGGCACCGGGCCGGGCGACATGGTCCGCCGGATCCTGTCCCGGCGCGACGGCGGCCGGGCCGGCCCGGTCACCTTCACCGAGGTGGCCCTCTATCCCGGCACGGCGCTCGGCTTCGGTACGGTCGGCGCCGAGGAGGTGCCGGTGGTCTGTCTTCCCGGTGAGCCCGGCGCGGCGCTGATCGGCTTCGAGGTGCTGGCCCGCCCGGCCATCCAACTGCTGGCCGGCGCCGAGCCGGTGTTCCGGCCAAGCGTGCGCGCGCACCTGCTGGAGACGGTCTCGTCCCCGGTGGGGCTGCGCGAGTTCCGTCCCGCGCACGTGGCCGAGCGGCGCGGCGGCGGCTACACCGTGCAGCCGATGGCCGGCGGCCCGTTCACGCTCTCCGGCCTGGCCGAGGCGAACGGCCTGCTGGTGCTCGGTGAGCGGGTCACCACCGCCGCGGCCGGTTCCACCGTGGACGTCTTGCTGCTGGACCGGCGCCGGTGA
- a CDS encoding GGDEF domain-containing protein encodes MTLRGRLTVAFLVVVLGPVLLGAVFVGTTLSAVDRGRATERLGLAAAGVRTSVDALCQQLRAAADAVALVGDPAARSRAADQVVGRGLAAAVVIADPSGRTSYATAGGPAGPWQDCAGAPAGPVGALAVQVRLRDPAGADLGAVAAAQPVDPAFVARLAAVTGVGITLLDDPGRITHTTEDQGVRAAVLAAARRVAGDRVAGTGDGRYVRRVGPSPGQPLPLVLSVPGQRPPGLYGALVAAVVLAALLAVLAAWRLARVTTRPLVELAGAVDRVAHGDLTARVPVRSRDEIGRLAGAFNRMTRETGSYVAALTSSRDQLRNHLVVLGDTLASTHDLQRILRVILDSAIAGTGARAGAVLLLDGHGVLVGQCVEGLTGRWPTEDPTDPATLRVPVGAGVVGAVAATGEPLRGRWTPPKARTGEPTCETYVAVPFAAPDPRGPERPGHPPADGDPAAPPSAALGVLALYDRLGGDEFDDDDLVMLRTFAGHAAVAVENVRVHEEAQRLSLTDPLTGLWNYRYLRESIRREVERANRFGRMLSVLALDLDRFKHVNDTWGHAAGDAVLVEFARRVRGVIREVDLAFRHGGEEFVVLLPETDARGAAIVAERIGAVVRDQPVPVDGHGDEPLRVPVTVSIGIAVYPDHAGGGQQVLDAADDALYAAKAAGRDGYRLAPAGDPVPTQEIPVVAATVTPPDGLPRAGAADPAGAGPGGASSGPHPPRQSRGR; translated from the coding sequence TTGACGCTACGCGGGCGGTTGACAGTGGCCTTCCTCGTGGTGGTGCTCGGCCCCGTGCTGCTCGGCGCGGTCTTCGTCGGCACCACGTTGAGCGCGGTCGACCGCGGGCGCGCCACCGAGCGGCTGGGCCTGGCCGCGGCCGGCGTGCGTACCTCCGTCGACGCGCTCTGCCAGCAGCTCCGCGCGGCGGCCGACGCGGTCGCGCTGGTCGGCGACCCGGCGGCCCGGTCGCGCGCGGCCGACCAGGTGGTCGGCCGGGGCCTGGCCGCCGCCGTGGTGATCGCCGACCCGAGCGGCCGGACCAGCTACGCCACCGCCGGCGGGCCGGCCGGCCCCTGGCAGGACTGCGCCGGCGCCCCGGCCGGTCCGGTGGGCGCGCTCGCCGTCCAGGTCCGGCTCCGCGACCCGGCCGGCGCCGACCTCGGCGCGGTCGCCGCCGCGCAGCCCGTCGACCCGGCCTTCGTGGCGCGGCTCGCGGCCGTGACCGGCGTCGGGATCACCCTCCTCGACGACCCCGGGCGGATCACCCATACGACCGAGGACCAGGGGGTACGCGCAGCGGTGCTGGCCGCCGCCCGCCGGGTGGCCGGGGACCGGGTGGCCGGGACCGGCGACGGCCGGTACGTGCGCCGGGTCGGGCCGTCCCCGGGGCAGCCGCTGCCGCTGGTGCTCTCGGTGCCGGGGCAGCGCCCGCCCGGCCTCTACGGCGCGCTGGTCGCCGCGGTCGTACTGGCCGCGCTGCTGGCCGTGCTGGCCGCCTGGCGGCTGGCCCGGGTGACCACCCGCCCGCTGGTCGAGCTGGCCGGTGCGGTGGACCGGGTGGCGCACGGGGACCTGACCGCCCGGGTGCCGGTGCGCAGCCGGGACGAGATCGGGCGGCTGGCCGGCGCGTTCAACCGGATGACCCGGGAGACCGGCAGCTACGTGGCGGCCCTGACCAGCAGCCGGGACCAGCTCCGCAACCACCTGGTGGTGCTCGGCGACACGCTGGCCAGCACGCACGACCTGCAACGCATCCTGCGGGTGATCCTGGACAGCGCGATCGCCGGGACCGGCGCGCGGGCCGGGGCGGTGTTGCTGCTCGACGGCCACGGCGTGCTTGTCGGGCAGTGCGTGGAGGGGTTGACCGGCCGCTGGCCGACCGAGGATCCGACCGACCCGGCGACGCTGCGGGTGCCGGTCGGCGCCGGGGTGGTCGGCGCGGTGGCCGCCACCGGGGAGCCGCTGCGCGGCCGGTGGACCCCGCCGAAGGCGCGGACCGGGGAGCCGACCTGCGAGACGTACGTGGCGGTGCCGTTCGCCGCCCCCGACCCGCGCGGCCCGGAGCGTCCCGGCCACCCGCCGGCCGACGGCGACCCGGCCGCCCCGCCGAGCGCCGCGCTCGGCGTGCTGGCGCTCTACGACCGGCTCGGCGGCGATGAGTTCGACGACGACGACCTGGTCATGCTGCGGACGTTCGCCGGGCACGCGGCGGTGGCGGTGGAGAACGTCCGGGTGCACGAGGAGGCGCAGCGGCTCTCCCTCACCGACCCGCTGACCGGGCTGTGGAACTACCGCTACCTGCGCGAGTCGATCCGGCGGGAGGTGGAGCGGGCGAACCGGTTCGGTCGGATGCTCAGCGTGCTCGCGCTCGACCTGGACCGGTTCAAGCACGTCAACGACACCTGGGGGCACGCCGCCGGGGACGCCGTGCTGGTCGAGTTCGCCCGCCGGGTGCGCGGCGTGATCCGCGAGGTGGACCTGGCGTTCCGGCACGGCGGCGAGGAGTTCGTGGTGCTGTTGCCGGAGACCGACGCCCGGGGCGCCGCGATCGTCGCCGAGCGGATCGGCGCGGTGGTCCGCGACCAGCCGGTGCCGGTCGACGGGCACGGCGACGAGCCGCTGCGGGTGCCGGTGACCGTGTCCATCGGCATCGCGGTCTACCCGGACCACGCCGGCGGCGGGCAGCAGGTGCTCGACGCGGCGGACGACGCGCTCTACGCGGCGAAGGCCGCCGGACGGGACGGCTACCGGCTGGCGCCGGCCGGGGATCCGGTGCCCACCCAGGAGATTCCGGTGGTGGCGGCCACGGTCACCCCGCCCGACGGGTTGCCGAGGGCCGGCGCGGCGGACCCGGCGGGCGCCGGGCCGGGCGGCGCGTCTTCCGGTCCTCACCCGCCGCGGCAGAGCCGTGGCCGATAG